The sequence below is a genomic window from Polynucleobacter sp. MWH-UH19D.
TGATTTAGAAACAAAATACCGCCAGCGCTATGTCGACTTAATTGTTAACCCAGACAGTCGCAATACCTTTAAAGCACGCAGCAAGGCGATTGCTTCACTTCGTCGTCACATGCTTGATGCAGACTTTATGGAAGTCGAGACGCCGATGCTTCACCCGATACCTGGTGGCGCAGCAGCTAAACCATTCATTACCCATCACAATGCCTTAGACATGCAAATGTTCTTGCGTATCGCGCCTGAACTCTATCTCAAGCGCTTGGTGGTCGGTGGCTTTGAACGCGTCTTTGAAATTAACCGCAACTTCCGTAATGAAGGTGTAAGCCCTCGCCATAATCCAGAATTCACGATGATGGAGTTCTATGCGGCCTATACCGATTACCGCTGGTTAATGGATTTCACTGAAGGACTCATTCGTGCTGCAGCAATCGATGCGCAAGGCACCGCAGTATTAACGCATCAAGGTCGCGAACTGGATTTAAGCAAACCATTTCAGCGCTTAACTATTAATGAAGCCATCCTGAAATACTGTGGTCAGTCTGGCAAAAACTATGACCCCGCTCAACTTGAAGATGCTGCATTCATACGTGCAGAGTTGAAGAAAGGCGGCGAGAATCCAGATTCCCCAACTCTTAAAAACGCAGGAATCGGTGCATTGCAATTAGCGCTATTCGAACTGGTTGCAGAGGAACACCTATGGGAGCCAACTTACATCATTGATTACCCAATTGAAGTTAGTCCACTTGCCAGAGAGTCTGATACTCGTCCAGGCATTACTGAGCGCTTTGAATTATTTATTACTGGTCGTGAAATTGCCAATGGCTTCTCAGAACTTAACGATGCCGAAGATCAAGCGAATCGTTTCCGCAAACAAGTAGAACAGAAGGAAGCTGGTGACGAAGAGGCGATGTACTTTGATCATGACTTCATTCGCGCCCTCGAATACGGCATGCCGCCCACAGGTGGGTGCGGCATCGGTATCGATCGCTTGGTCATGCTTTTGACCGATGCGCCCAATATTCGTGACGTGATTCTCTTCCCACATTTGCGTCGCGAAGAAGAGTGATCAATAAAAAGCTCTTAGAGCACTCAAAGTAAAAAGGCACCACTAGGTGCCTTTTTTGCTAATCAAAAAAAGAGGGGTTAGTTTTTTTCAAATCCCATCAAATTGATTTGTGTCATGCTGCAAAACTTGCTGAGCGATCAACAAAATCCCTGCAAAGAAACTAGCGCAGACTAGTAGCGCAAATGCATGATATTGATTTAATCCGCTTTGATTTAAGGCGCTTAAATATCTTTCGCTTTCCACGGCAAGGTGCGTTGATATGGCTAGCAGAGCAACTCCAACGAGCACCTGAATCACAGAAAGGATTGAATTTGTCAGCTGCTTTCGAGCGCGCACTACCTGATCGACATCTATGATGGATGTCTTGGCGATAAATTGCGAATTGTCTTGAAAATATGTCATATAGAGCCTTTGATCTCGTATGGCTCAAATCTTATGAGCTGGTCTTATATATGTAAACAACGTACTTTTTATATCTAAACTACTTTTAGATATAAAGATTACCCACATCAGTACATGACGGGTCAGAGCGTTTTCTTTGTTACAGGCACAGGCCAGCGGGCATAAATACTCATTTATGACTAAAAATTTGATGTATATCACTACTTTGTACCATTTGATTTACACCAATGGACGGTTAAAGCGCATTGAAATGGGATAATCACCTGTTTTCACAAATTCTCGCTTAACGACCGCTAGTCATGGCTGCATACAACACCGAAACTGTTTTATCCGTTCATCATTGGAATGACACCCTATTTAGCTTTACCACTACCCGCAATAAGGGGCTTCGTTTTCGTAGCGGGCACTTTCTGATGATAGGCCTTGAGGTAGAGGGAAAGCCACTGGTGAGAGCCTATAGTGTTGCCAGCCCCAATTACGAAGAACATCTCGAATTTCTGAGCATCAAAGTTCAAGACGGGCCACTCACCTCACGCTTACAAAAAATTCAAGTGGGCGACTCGATACTTGTTAGCGAGAAATCTGTTGGCACCTTGGTGCTTGATGATCTTAACCCAGGTAAACATCTTTACCTCTTTAGCACGGGCACAGGTCTTGCTCCCTTTATGAGCATCATTCGCGATCCAGAGACTTACGAAAAATTTGAAAAAGTTGTATTAATTCATGGGGTACGCTTAGTCAGTGAGTTAGCTTATGGTGATTACATTAAAAATGAGTTAACTCAGCATGAATACCTTGGTGAACTCATTCGAGAAAAGCTCATCTACTACCCCACAGTTACTCGAGAGGCATTCAAACACACCGGACGCCTTACCACCGCTATCGAATCTGGTCAGCTATTCACGGACATTGGCTTGCCACCATTAGATCCAACTGTCGATAGGGCAATGATTTGCGGCAGCCCTTCTATGCTCAAGGAAACCTCAGAAATGCTTGATGCCAAAGGTTTTAAAGTTTCCCCAAGCCTTGGACAGATGGGGGATTACGTGTTCGAACGTGCTTTCGTAGAGAAATAACTCAAATAAATCTTTATTTCCAATAGTTATTTAGATATCTCTATATATTTCTTGTGGATATATAGACTGCTTGATACATTCAGCATATCAAGCCACCTAGCAAGGAATAAAGATGTCACCCGTACGCGAGCAATACAACCCAGTTATCACTAAATTACTGCGTGAGCATGATTTATTGCCGCACGACAAAGTTAGTGAACGAAAAAATATTCAGAGACGCATTCTGTTTCTGATGACCACCATCAAAATGGAAGAGTTTTCAGATTCTTTTGCTTAAAAAGCATCACTTATTTCTCGATAGGAATAAAACCATCTCGATTAGGCATCTTTATCAACGGCAAAGTCTTAGCATCCATCACTTGATCTGCCGTAATGATCTTATTCATATACAAAATATAAGCGGTCGCCGCGTACACCTGATCATTCGTTAAAGATTGTGGTGCCTGATGAGGCATCGCCCTTCTGACGTAATCAAAAATTGTGGTTGAGTATGGCCAAAAACTTCCTACGGTCTTTACAGGCTTATCAGTATTAAAGGCGCCGCCTCCTACCAACCGGTTTGCAGGGCCACCCTGACCTTTATCGCCGTGACACGCCGCGCACTGTTGTTGATATAACTTCTCTCCCGCAGCAACTGTTCCAGAACCAGCAGGTAGACCGGCACCACTTGGGCCAACATCTATATTCCATGCGCGAAGTTGATCTTCTGAAATTGGTCTACCAAGCCCTACGGGACCATTTGCTTGATAACCCCCCACACAACCCATGAGCGCCCCAACTATTGTCATGCCACTCAAAATGGCGATGTATCTTTTAGCGGCCATTAGTAACCTCCCCATTGGCAGCGACTCGCCAAGGTTGAATCGCATTATTGTGATAGAAAGTATTTGCGCTTTTTGCTTTGATAACTGCATCCATAGTTGGCTGAATCTCACCACTAGAGTCCATTGCGCGGCTCATTAATGTAGCAGGCTCTCCATCCCAAACCCAGGGGAAGCGAAAACGAACCAGAGACTTGTCCATTACAGGCTCCTGGAGCACCGCATCACTCCAAGACTTACCGCCATCCGTTGAGACCTCTACTCGTCGAATCTTTCCGTTACCAGACCAAGCAAAACCAGAGATTTCATAAAAACCTTTAGATTTGAGCTTCATCATTCCCGATGGTTGCGTAATTACGGACTTTACCTCCATGGCAAAGGTAAATTGCAGGGCCTTACCATCAGCCCGAAGATCGGTATATGCAGATGTTTCTTCACGAGTTTGCCAAGGCTCAGTACCCAGCTTTATTCTACGCAACCACTTAATGCTCATATTACCTTCATATCCAGGCAAAAATAATCTCAAAGGGTAACCCTGCTCAGCCCGTAACATTTCACCGTTTTGTGCATAGACTAGCAAAGCATCATCCATTAGCTTACTCATGGGAATACTGCGGGTCATTGCCGCACCATCAGCACCCTCTGCCAATGCCCATTTAGCACTAGATTGCACTCCACATTCCTGCAAAATCGTAGATAGACGTACGCCAGTCCATTCACAACAAGAAAGTAATCCATGAATTTGCTGGACTGTTTGATTGCTTGCCTTTTTAAGTTCAGCAGCGCTATTGCCAGAGCACTCCAGAAAATAAATTCTAGATTCCGATGGGAATCGAACAATGTCGTCCATTGTGAAGACCATGGGCCTTTCAACCAAACCGTGAATTACTAATTGATGCAAGTCAGGATTAATATCAGGGACGCCTGCATGATGACGCTCAAAAACTAAGCCATTCGGGGTAATAATTCCATGCAAACTTTGTAATGGAGTACGCGATCCTGTTAAAAAGGTTGGCGCAGGCGAAGGCAGAAGACGCACAACATTTTTTTCATACTTGGATGGCAATCCATAAGGAGGATTTACAAATCCAGATCCTTGAGTCTTAGACCACGGATCAATCTCAAGAAATCCATTATCCAAATTTTTGGGTGCAGCAGAGTATGCGCTAGTTGCTGCACCTGCACTTATCCCAACAGCAACCGATGATTTTAAAAAACCTCTGCGATTAGAAAATACATCCTTTTTAGACATAAATACTTTGCCTCCAATGTATAAATAACCTTATTCTGTATTTAACGCACACAAGACAATCTACATCAAATTACAACTATGTGATGTAAAAAATAAATATCAAACCCAAAAGCGCAATAAAAAGGGTTTCAACCACCAACATGAGTACTGGTTGCCATCCGAGTTTAGCCAACTCCTCAAAGTTAGTTTTCAAGCCAGCTGCGGCAATTGCAATTACTAACATCCAACGAGATAGTCCGCCAATTTGCTGAGTAAGCACAAGTGGCAGAATTTTCATTGAGGCGACAATAGATAGAGCCACAAAACCTAATAAAAATGTGGGGATCAGTTTTAAACTCCCCCATCCTAGTTTATTAGTAGATTTTTGGGTGCCAAAGAAAATTGAAATCACTAGAACCACAGGAAGCAATAAAGCAACACGAAATAACTTCACTACCGTAGAAACATCACCCGCCTCGGGACCAAAAAGCATACCCGCAGCCACTACTTGTGCAACATCATGAATCGTAGCGCCAATAAAAATTCCCGCAGAAAGATTATCTACATCAAGTATTCGAAGTCCGAATGGGTATGTGACCATGGCAATAGTAGAAAGCACTGTTACACCCACAACCACCAAGAGGGTAAATTGTTCATTCTCTTTCGACTTAGGTAAAACAGAAGCCACCGCAAGAGCCGCAGAGGCTCCACAAATACCCACCGAACCACCAGCAATCAGACCAAAGTCCGGGGATAACTTTAAAAGCTTTGCCAGCAAAAACCCCAAGATAACCGTTGCCACTACGGCACATATCACCATTAAACCTGTATTAACGCCAATCGCACTAATATCAGAAAATGTAATTCGAATTCCTAAAAAAGCGACGCCCAATCGCAAAATCGTTTTTGCACAAAAATCTATCCCCGGTCTAACGGTATCTTGAAGATAGAGAAAATGAAGTGATAAACCTATCAGCAAGGCATAAAGCAACTGGGGGCCACCATAGTTTTCCGATAAAAAACTGGTTGACATGGCAATCACCAGACACACCAAGACGCCCGGCAAATTTAGCTTAATCACATTAGTCATTAGTACTATGCAACTAACTCACTGAAATATTCGTACCGATCGGTATTGAGCATTGAAACACGCCACTCCAGTGGCTCATCCTGCATCCCAAGCGCGACTCTTCGAATGATAAGAACTGGGGAATTTGACTTTAGGTCCAACCACTCTGAGTATTGCTTCCCAGCTAGGCCTGCTCTTAAGCGCTCGCTGCTTCGAACAACTGTTTGACCATACTTCATTTGATATAACTGATAGATACTGCCCTCACGCTGAATAAAATCAGTGCGAGTAAGATTTTTAAAGCGCTTCTTGTCTAAAGTGATGTGATCAATCATCACGCAATAATCATCAAGGTATAGGCGATTAATGATTCGCCAAACTGCTGCACCCTCTTTGATCTGTAATTTCTCAGCCTCTTCTTTTGATGCTGTAGCTGACACTAGTGAAACTAAATCAACACGAGGATTAATTTTTTTCTCAGCATCGTGCTTAACGACATGAAAAAAGTAGTAAAGCAAACGCTTCACATCATGCTCAGCAACAAAAGTTCCTTTGCCTTGTTTGCGCACAACAATACCCTCAGCAACCAGCTCATCTACTGCTTTGCGTAAGGTGCCTATCGAAACATCTAGCTCTTTGGATAAATCCTTTTCTGCAGGCAAAGCCTGCCCGGTTGGAAAACGACCCCTGACCAGATCTTCAGTGATCCTTTGCTTTACTTCTTGATAAGCAGTCAGGGGTCTCATACGTTTTACTTACGCAGACTCATACAAACGAGTTAATACAAACTCACGATGCCCAAGAATTTCCGAGGCAGTCAACTCGCCATCTGCTGTGCGCAAGAGGCATTCCAACAACTTGTCACCTGCTTGATCCATATTTTCTTCGCGACGCAAAATTCCTGAAACGTCAACGTCGATATGCTCACTCATGGTACGAACAGTTTTTGGATTTGCACAAATCTTAATGACTGGAAGAATGGCATTGCCAATGACGTTGCCTTGACCTGTTGGAAAGAAGTGAGCAGCAAAGCCAGCGGCTGCACACAATGTCACCATCTCAGCAGCAGCTGATGAGGAATCCATAAAATGCAGACCAGGGATAGTAGGTGTTTCAGCTTTATCGAGAACGCTATCCACAATACATTTCTTACCGATTTTTTGGATATTGCCCAAGGCTTTCTCTTCAATCGTTGTTAGACCACCAGCTATATTTCCTTTTGTTGGCTGAGAGTCTGACAAGTCGCTCGTTTTATGACGCTCAATCACATCCTGATAACGATCGAACATTTCACGGAACTTTTTCTTCACTTCATCATTGCGACAACGGGCTTCTACCAAATGTTCACCACCAGTCAACTCGGTTGTTTCACCAAACACTAGGGTTGAACCAATTCCATATAACTTATCAAATGCATCACCTACAGTTGGATTTGCGCCGCAACCAGAAGTAGTATCAGACTCACCACATTTTGTGGATACCCACAGCTCTGATAAAGGAGCTTTGACGCGTTGTTGCTTCGAAGCATGCTTCATCATTTTGTAAGCTGCCTTACTTGCAGAGGCAATCGTAGCTGTATCGCCATTACCCTCAATCCAGAAGCCCTCAACTGGCTTACCAGATGCTTTGATACCGTCTACTACGATTTTGGTCCACTGTGGCTCGATGCCAATAACTACTACGCCAGCTACGTTTGGGTTTGTGCCCGTGCCAATCAAAGTGCGGAAATGAAGCTCTAAGTCTGCACCAAATTGCAAACGGCCATAGGAGTGAGGAATCGCCATTGTTCCTTTGATATTGTTCGCAACGGCTTCACAAGCAGCATTCGACAAATCATCTAAAGGCAAAATTAATACGTGATTACGGATACCCATACGACCATTCTCGCGACGGTAGCCCATAAAAGTTGCGTCTTTTAAATTAATCATCTTTTTTCTTTCTCAATGAATAAATGGAAGGTTGGCTTACCAACGCTTTGTTTTAACGTTCTGAACGTGAAGGTGCTCGCCTTTTTTGATTGGAGCAACTACCTTGCCAATATCGATACCGTATTTCATGACCGTATCGCCCGGCTGAAAATCCTTCAATGAAATTTTGTGGCCAATTGGAATATCACTCATTGACTTAAAGTTCAATGTCAGGTCGCCATCCATCACCCAACCAATTAAATCGTCGCCTGCCTTAACGCCTTCAACGACAACTACGCCTACGCCATCACCTGGCTCATGCACGACAAAATGGATCATTACTCTCTCCTCGTTAATCCCATTAAGTTACGAATTACTCCATGACTGGCGAATACCAGCCTGAATTTCTTGCACCACTACCTCAGAAACATTTACACCATTCTTAAAACCACTTGCACGTTGCTTAAAGCGACGCTCGCCAGGTATACGTGTACCAGCATCAGCAGATAAAGCTCTTAAAAAATCGTGCATTCTGCTAGCAAAAACAGACCCCCCAGAAAGACCTGGGTCAATCGTTAACAAAAGTTGTCCGATGCGTGGACGATTGCCTTTCGCATCAAAAAAGGAATCTGCTTCATATGAAAAACGACTGCCTGATAAACCTACAACTAAAAGTTCCACAATTAATGCAAGCAAAGCACCTTTATCTCCACCCAAAGGAACCATCAAACCCTTGAGTCCCTCTTGCGGATCAGTGGTTGGCTTACCATCAGCTGTTAACGCCCACCCTTCAGGAATGGATTCACCCTTCTTTGCAGCAACCAACAACTTACCTCTTGCAACCGCAGAAAGAGACATATCAATTACTAAAGGATCTCGCCCCTCAATTGGAAAAGCAGCAGCCAATGGGTTGGTGCCAAACATCGCCTTGCTTCCCCCAACCATAGGCATCGCAGCAGGGGTATTACCAAATAACAATGAGATATAACCAGCACGGGCAGCAGCCTCAGCATAATGTCCTGCAACCCCAAAGTGATGACTGTTTGTTACCGCAACCAAACCAACCCCAGTTTTTGAGGCAAGGTTAACGGATAAGTCAGTAGCAAAACGCAATGCTAGAAACGCTAGCCCATCGCAAGCATCAACCAATGCAGCAGACGATTTAAATGGACGAACTTTAATTTTGGGGGCCAACTCGATACGACTATTTTTTGCATGTCCCGCATACTGGGATACTCGCGCTAGGCCGTGAGAAGCTAAACCGTCTAATTCGGCAAGCGCTAAAAATTGCGCAGTCTCAAATGCTGCTTTTTCTCCAATACCAGCAGCCATCAAACCAGATGATGCTAACTCAACTATCTGCTCATAGGACAAGCTCATCTTAAGCTCCTAAAAAAAGATTGACTTCATCAGCAATCATTTGACTAACACGCTCATTGCTTTCATGTGTCACGCCAGCAATATGCGGAGTCAGAATTAAATTCTCTATGCCCACTAAATGACTTAAATCTTTAGCAGGCTCAGCAGAAAATACATCTAATGCAGCTCCACCCAAATGACCTGATCGCAGGCATTCAGCCAAGGCGAATTCATCCACAATTCCACCACGCGCAGTATTAATCAAGCAAGCGCCTGCTTTCATTTGACTCAAAATATCTAAATTAAATAAACCTTTTGTCTCAGGTAAAAAAGGTAGGTGAAGGGTTACCGCATCACTTTGAGATAACAACGTATTTAGGGAAACTAAAGGAACATTAAACCCCTCTAATGCCACTTCATTTCCACTTAATACGGGGTCATAAGCAAGACACTTTAAGCCAAATGCATTAGCTTTTTTTGCAACAATGCGGCCAATACTTCCAAAACCTACAATCCCGATAGTTTTTCCTAAAAATTCGTGATAGCCAGAAAACCGCGGGCGAGGCCACTCACCCTTTAGGGTGCTGATCGTTGCAGGAATAAATCCACGGGTCAAAGCAATCGCAGCACCGATGACGTACTCGGCTACAGATTCAGCGTTTGCTCCGGTTGCAGGTATTACTTTGATATTGCGCTTAGCACAAGCTGGAAGTTCAATATTTTCAAGCCCAACTCCAAGACGACCGACTACTTTCAATCTCGCTGCTTTGGCCAAAACTTCTTCGTTAACCTGAGTCAGATTTCGAACAATTAAAGCCTCCACATTTTGCGTCGCAGCAATCAATGCAGCCCGATCCTTGTATAACTCGGGCTCGTAAACAACCGAATGCTTCGAACGCAGGGTTTCTAAGGCTTGACTTGTAATGAACTCAGAGATCAAAATAGATGACATATCTAAATCATATAGATGATTTAGATATCTTGCAATACTCAATTCATTGTGCAGCGCAATTTAAATATATTTTTGCTGAGCAAAGTCTGGGGGAGACAGTGGTTTTACATAAGCTTATTACTATTAAATAGAAGTTGATCTTATTTTTGAATCAAATCGAAGATAAGATAGAAACATCAAATTAACACCTGGAGGGTATAGGCATGTTTAAGCAAGTTATTCGCAATCTAAGCAAAAATCTTGCCTGGATTGTTGGAGCAGTAACATTAATCGCATCACCAATTTCATTTGCACAAAACTGGCCAACTAAGCCAATCAAGCTTGTAATACCTTTTGCTGCTGGCGGCACCACCGATATTCTCGGTCGCTTACTTGCGCAACAACTTTCCAAGGATCTGGGTCAAAACGTTATTGTTGAAAATAAACCTGGTGCTGGCGGCAATATTGCTGCAGAGTACGTAGCCCAGTCAGCCGCAGATGGTTATACGATCATGCTGGCATCTGGCAGCATGCTGACCGTTAACCCAAGCCTTTATAAAAAATTGCCTGTGAACTATGCAAAAGATTTTGTGTACATCACCAATGTCGCCAGTGGACCAATGCTATTGTCCGTAAGCACTAAGTTACCAGTAAAAAATCTTGGTGAATTCATTGCATACGCTAAAACAAAGGACCTGAACTTTGGTTCAGCTGGTATTGGAAGTCAAGTTCATATGGCGGCTGAGAATCTAACCTACTCCGCCAATATTCCAGCTACCCACGTTCCTTATAAAGGTGAGTCTGCCGCACTAAATGATCTGGTTGCGGGCCAAATTGATTTCATGGTGGGCAATCTCACAGCAGCAACTGGTTTTGCTAAATCTGGACAGATTAAGCCTCTAGCAGTGACCAGCTTGAAACGGTCCAAACAATTACCAGATGTTCCAACAGTTGCCGAATCGGGTATTCCTGGTTTTGAATCTACTGGCTGGTTTGGACTCGTTGCGCCCGCCAATACACCTAAAGCCATTACCGACAAAATCTACGCTGCTACCGTGAAGGCCGTTGGCTCAGAGGCGATGAGAAACAGCCTTGATCTCAATGGTTTAACCGCTATAGTAAATACTCAGAAAGATTTTGAATCCCAAGTAAAAACTGAATCAGTTACCTGGGAAAAAGTTATAAAAGGTCGCAATATTAGCGCACAGTAAAAGCAAAGTCGCACTCTAATGTGCGACTTTTTTATTCGCTTATTTGTAAAAAATAAAAAGAGGGTTTTATGAAATTAATTCAAATTCTCACACAAAGCCGCCTCCTGAAAGGTATCGCTGTCTGTTTTTTTATTTATTCCAGTAACGCGTTTGCCCAAAACTACCCAAATAAGCCAATTACGATTGTTGTACCGTTCAATGCTGGCGGAGATGCGGATCAGTCAGCGCGGAATCTAGCAACAGTGGCTCAAAATGTACTCAAGCAACCGATCATTGTTACCAATAAAAGTGGGGCAAGCGGAGCGATAGGCTCACAATTTGTTAAAGATGCGCTACCTGATGGCTATACACTTTTAATGGCAAGGGTGGGATCCCAATCCGTTTTACCCGCAATGAAATCAGACCTAAGCTATAAATGGAATGACTTTACTTTCATTGGATTGCTTGAGCTAAATCCTGTGGTTTGCGTAGTTCATCCAGAATCACCTTACAAAACATTTGAAGATTTAACCAAGGCTATTAGCTCACAACCTGGAAAACTCAATTACAGCTCATCTGGACCTGGAACAATTCTCAATTTTGGACCTCAACTTATTCTGCAAACTCTAAAACTCAAACCTGACGCAGCAGTTAACATTAGTTATAAAGGCGGCTCAGAAGCAGTTGTTGCCGTACTTGCCAAAGAAGTTGACTTTAGTTGTGGCAATCTCACATCAGCATTAACCCAAATTAATAGCGGCAAGTTGCGAGCTCTAGTAGTGACAACTCCAGACCGCGTTAAGGATATTCCATCCGTACCAACAGCCAAAGAAGTGGGCATGCCGCAACTTGAGGCTATCGTTGGCTGGAGCGCCCTTTACGGACCACCTAAATTAAGCTCAGAGATAGTGGCTAAATGGGTAGACGTATTGGTCGTCGCTGATAAGGATGCTAATTGGCAGGCAGGCAATGCTCGTTACGGCGGCATCCCTCGAATTCTTTCGCCCGCAGATACTGAAAAGTTTGCAGCCTCTCAATATGTTTCGTATTCAAAACTCAGTACTCAGCTAGGCATTAAATAACTTAACAAGAAAACTATGAGTTTAAAAAATAAAAATGGTGCTAATGCATTTGTTGAAACCCTAGAATTAGCGGGCATCGATAAAATCTTTACGCTTTCTGGCAATCACATCATGCCCATATACGATGCTATTTTTGGATCAAATATTGATCTGATTCATACTCGACATGAGGCAGCTGCTGTACATATGGCTGATGCTTGGGCACGACTTACTGGAAAGGTTGGAATAGCGCTTGTTACCGGCGGACCAGGTCATGCAAATGCCATTTCCGCACTCTATACCGCCAGCATGTCTGAATCGCCAGTAATCCTATTTTCTGGCCACGCCCCAATCGGGCAACTTGGCAAAGGCGCATTTCAAGAAATGCTTCAGGCCGATATAGCAGCACCTCTTACTAAAGCTTCTTGGGTATGCCAAGAATCTAAAAACATAGCTCAAGATGTTGCAAGAGCGATTCACATTGCCAAATCCGGCAGGCCTGGTCCGGTGCATGTTAGCCTCCCAACCGATATTCTTGAGGCGCCGTATCCCGATACCGCAAATAAGATCACACCAGATTCATTTGCGCCAGAACATATGGCTATCAATTCAAGCGAATTAGAAGCGCTCATAGATCAACTTAAGCAAGCGAAGAAACCGCTCATTCTCGCTGGCCCAATGATGCAATCCAGGGATGGAAGAGTCAAACTCAAATCCATTGAAGATCTCCTTTCCATTCCAGTTATTGGAATGGAAAGTCCACGTGGAATTGGCGATCCAAGTCTAGGTGCATTCTCTGAAGTCTTAAGTCAGGCCGACTGCATATTACTGCTTGGTAAAAAAATTGACTTTACTTTGAAGTTTGCGCAAAGCCCAAGCATCAATCAAGAGTGTGTCTTTCTGCAAATTGATCCCGATCAAGAAGAAATCAATCGAGCTAAAAACGCTGTTGGCAATAGACTTTCTCATATTTTAAAAGCTGATATACCAACCGCCATTCAAACCATCACCAATCT
It includes:
- the lysS gene encoding lysine--tRNA ligase — its product is MNDKTNSANPQAPVTEAVDENHIIAERREKLAKLRSNGVAFPNDFVPTHLAADLHAHYDSLTKEELAAKKIHVKVAGRMVLKRVMGKASFATIQDRSGQIQFYINDELTGTDTHGAFKHWDMGDFISAEGNLFKTNKGELSVECNQLRLLSKSLHPLPDKFHGLSDLETKYRQRYVDLIVNPDSRNTFKARSKAIASLRRHMLDADFMEVETPMLHPIPGGAAAKPFITHHNALDMQMFLRIAPELYLKRLVVGGFERVFEINRNFRNEGVSPRHNPEFTMMEFYAAYTDYRWLMDFTEGLIRAAAIDAQGTAVLTHQGRELDLSKPFQRLTINEAILKYCGQSGKNYDPAQLEDAAFIRAELKKGGENPDSPTLKNAGIGALQLALFELVAEEHLWEPTYIIDYPIEVSPLARESDTRPGITERFELFITGREIANGFSELNDAEDQANRFRKQVEQKEAGDEEAMYFDHDFIRALEYGMPPTGGCGIGIDRLVMLLTDAPNIRDVILFPHLRREEE
- a CDS encoding ferredoxin--NADP reductase, producing the protein MAAYNTETVLSVHHWNDTLFSFTTTRNKGLRFRSGHFLMIGLEVEGKPLVRAYSVASPNYEEHLEFLSIKVQDGPLTSRLQKIQVGDSILVSEKSVGTLVLDDLNPGKHLYLFSTGTGLAPFMSIIRDPETYEKFEKVVLIHGVRLVSELAYGDYIKNELTQHEYLGELIREKLIYYPTVTREAFKHTGRLTTAIESGQLFTDIGLPPLDPTVDRAMICGSPSMLKETSEMLDAKGFKVSPSLGQMGDYVFERAFVEK
- a CDS encoding cytochrome c, translating into MTIVGALMGCVGGYQANGPVGLGRPISEDQLRAWNIDVGPSGAGLPAGSGTVAAGEKLYQQQCAACHGDKGQGGPANRLVGGGAFNTDKPVKTVGSFWPYSTTIFDYVRRAMPHQAPQSLTNDQVYAATAYILYMNKIITADQVMDAKTLPLIKMPNRDGFIPIEK
- the soxC gene encoding sulfite dehydrogenase codes for the protein MSKKDVFSNRRGFLKSSVAVGISAGAATSAYSAAPKNLDNGFLEIDPWSKTQGSGFVNPPYGLPSKYEKNVVRLLPSPAPTFLTGSRTPLQSLHGIITPNGLVFERHHAGVPDINPDLHQLVIHGLVERPMVFTMDDIVRFPSESRIYFLECSGNSAAELKKASNQTVQQIHGLLSCCEWTGVRLSTILQECGVQSSAKWALAEGADGAAMTRSIPMSKLMDDALLVYAQNGEMLRAEQGYPLRLFLPGYEGNMSIKWLRRIKLGTEPWQTREETSAYTDLRADGKALQFTFAMEVKSVITQPSGMMKLKSKGFYEISGFAWSGNGKIRRVEVSTDGGKSWSDAVLQEPVMDKSLVRFRFPWVWDGEPATLMSRAMDSSGEIQPTMDAVIKAKSANTFYHNNAIQPWRVAANGEVTNGR
- a CDS encoding putative sulfate exporter family transporter; its protein translation is MTNVIKLNLPGVLVCLVIAMSTSFLSENYGGPQLLYALLIGLSLHFLYLQDTVRPGIDFCAKTILRLGVAFLGIRITFSDISAIGVNTGLMVICAVVATVILGFLLAKLLKLSPDFGLIAGGSVGICGASAALAVASVLPKSKENEQFTLLVVVGVTVLSTIAMVTYPFGLRILDVDNLSAGIFIGATIHDVAQVVAAGMLFGPEAGDVSTVVKLFRVALLLPVVLVISIFFGTQKSTNKLGWGSLKLIPTFLLGFVALSIVASMKILPLVLTQQIGGLSRWMLVIAIAAAGLKTNFEELAKLGWQPVLMLVVETLFIALLGLIFIFYIT
- a CDS encoding GntR family transcriptional regulator, with amino-acid sequence MRPLTAYQEVKQRITEDLVRGRFPTGQALPAEKDLSKELDVSIGTLRKAVDELVAEGIVVRKQGKGTFVAEHDVKRLLYYFFHVVKHDAEKKINPRVDLVSLVSATASKEEAEKLQIKEGAAVWRIINRLYLDDYCVMIDHITLDKKRFKNLTRTDFIQREGSIYQLYQMKYGQTVVRSSERLRAGLAGKQYSEWLDLKSNSPVLIIRRVALGMQDEPLEWRVSMLNTDRYEYFSELVA
- a CDS encoding UxaA family hydrolase, with the protein product MINLKDATFMGYRRENGRMGIRNHVLILPLDDLSNAACEAVANNIKGTMAIPHSYGRLQFGADLELHFRTLIGTGTNPNVAGVVVIGIEPQWTKIVVDGIKASGKPVEGFWIEGNGDTATIASASKAAYKMMKHASKQQRVKAPLSELWVSTKCGESDTTSGCGANPTVGDAFDKLYGIGSTLVFGETTELTGGEHLVEARCRNDEVKKKFREMFDRYQDVIERHKTSDLSDSQPTKGNIAGGLTTIEEKALGNIQKIGKKCIVDSVLDKAETPTIPGLHFMDSSSAAAEMVTLCAAAGFAAHFFPTGQGNVIGNAILPVIKICANPKTVRTMSEHIDVDVSGILRREENMDQAGDKLLECLLRTADGELTASEILGHREFVLTRLYESA
- a CDS encoding flagellar biosynthesis protein FlgA, translating into MIHFVVHEPGDGVGVVVVEGVKAGDDLIGWVMDGDLTLNFKSMSDIPIGHKISLKDFQPGDTVMKYGIDIGKVVAPIKKGEHLHVQNVKTKRW